The genomic stretch ACTCCTTCACGGGAGTGGCCCTCACCGACGGCATCATGTTGCGCCCTGACGCGCTGACCGGAATCACCTCGTACGCCGACGACCGCGTCACCGTGCGGGCCGGCACCCCGCTCAAGGTCCTGAACGAGCTGCTCGACGAGCGCGAGCTCGCGCTGGCCAACATGGGCGACATCACCGAGCAGACCGTCGCGGGCGCCATCCAGACCGGCACCCACGGCACCGGGCGCGACAGCGGCGGGCTCGCCGACCAGGTCGCCGAACTGGAGCTGGTGCTGGCCGACGGGTCGGTGGCCACCGCCTCCCCCGGCGACGACCTGTTCGACGCGGCCCGGGTCGGGCTGGGCGCGCTCGGGGTGGTGACGGCCGTGACGTTCCGGGTCGAGCCCGCGTTCCTGCTGCACAACAGGCGGCGCAAGATGGCGCTCGGCGAGATCCTGGACTCGCTCGACGAGCTGACCTCCGCCAACGAGCATCTGGACTTCTTCTGGCTGCCGCACACCGACGCCTGCCTGGTCAAGACCAACAACCGGCATCCCGGTCCCGCGTCGCCGCCGAGCGTGGTCAAGCGCTGGCTGGAGAACGTGTTCCTGGAGAACACCGTGTTCGGCGCGGCCTGCGCGACCGGGGCCCGCTTCCCCGGGCTGATCCCGCGGATCAACGAGGTCAGCGCGGCGGCGCTGGGGGACTCCGCGTCGGTCGACACCTCGTACAAGATCTTCACGGCCCGGCGGGACGTGCGGTTCCTCGAGATGGAGTACGCCGTGCCGCGTGAGCGCCTGGCGCAGGCGTTACGCGAGACGCGTGACCTCATCGACCGCATGGGGTGGCTGATCACCTTCCCGGTGGAGGTGCGGGTGACGCCGCCCAGCGACGCCTGGTTGTCCACGGCGTACGGGCGGGCATCGGCGTACATCGCGTGCCACATCTACCGCCCGACGCCGAACCCGGCGTACTTCGAGGGCGTGGAGGAGATCATGGTGCGGCTGGACGGACGGCCGCACTGGGGCAAGCTGCACACCAGGGACGCCGCTTACCTGGGCAAGGTCTATCCGCGCTTCGCGGACTTCGCCGCGCTGCGCGACCGGCTCGACCCGCGCCGCCTGTTCACCAACGACTACCTGGACCTGGTACTCGGCTAGAGCCGTCGTTCTTTCGGTAAAGAACTGGCTCGCGAACGACCGTGAGGGCGTGTCCCGCCGCCCGGATGACACGCGCGGCGTGCACCCTCGACACCCGTGTCCCGACGACTCGGCCTGCCCTCCGTATACCTCGCCGCGGCCGTGGCGACGGCCGCCACGACCGCCGTCCCACTGGCCATGACACCCGCCTCGGGACTCGCCCTGCGCCCCGCGGCCACCGAACCCGCCCACCCCTACATCGTCATCGCGCGCGGCCCGGCGGCCGCCCGCGATCTCGTCGGCGAGGTGCGGTGGCGGGTGCGGCGTTACTACACCGCGGCGCTGCCCGGGTTCGCCGCCTTCCTCAGCGCCGCCGAGCTCGCCTCACTACGTGCCGACCCGCGGGTCCGCACGATCGAGCCCGACCGGCGGCTCCACGCCGTGCCCATCAGGAGACTTGCCCGCCCACCGGCCGGCCCGGGCACCGGGACGGGCGCCACCGTGTACGTCGTGGACAGCGGCGTGGACGCCGGCCGGGCCGAGTTCGGAGACCGCGCCTGGCGCGCCTTCGACGCCACCGGCGGCGCCGGGCGGGACTGCGGCGGCCACGGCACACAGGTCGCCGGCCGCGTCCACGCCGCCGCGCCGGGCGCCGGGATCGCCTCGGTACGCGTGCTCGATTGCGGCAACTCCGGCACACTGGCCGACGTGCTGGCGGGGCTCGACTGGATCCGCCGGCACGCGCGCGGCCCATCCGTCGCCACTCTCGCGGTCGACGGATCCGGCTCGCCCTCCCTCGACGCCGCCGTACGTTCGCTGGTGCGGTCGGGGGTGTTCGTGGCGGGGGCGGCCGATGCCGCCCGGTGCCGGGTGGAGCCGGGCGGGGCGGCGTACTCGGCGCTCGCCCCGTACTCAGCGGGAGCCGCCGCCCGCTACCTGGAGCGCCATCCAGGCACGAACCCGGCCATCCTGGCGTCTCGCCTCAACTGCACCTCAACCCACGATGCGATTCGCCAGAACCCAGGCAGGGCCTCTAACCTCCTGAGGCACAGGGGCGGGCTCTAGAGGCATGGATTCGACAAGTGTGACCGGCGTCACATCGCCCCGGGGCTATCCCAGGAAGGCGATGTTCGGACATGCCGGGTACGGTGCTGGCAGGCAACCGGCACACGCGAGAGACTCAAGGGTCCGGGGGAAGAATGGCGACGACGCTGACGAAGGGACTCGCATGCAGGAGCTCCGACTCGTCGCGGTGAGTGAGGACGGCACCTATCTCGTGCTGGCAACGGCCGGGCGAGGCACCCGTTTCACTCTTCCCGTGGACGACCGGCTCCGTGCTGCCGTCCGCGGCAACTTCTCCCGTCTCGGCCAGTACGAGATCGAAGTGGAGAGTCCGTTGCGCCCCAAGGAGATCCAGGCCCGCATTCGCGCCGGAGAGACGGCGGAGGAGATCGCCGCGACCGCCGGCATCCCGGTCGAGCGCGTGCGCTGGTTCGAGGGGCCGGTGCTGCAGGAGCGGGAGTACGTCGCCCAACAGGCCCAGCGGGTGGCCGT from Nonomuraea polychroma encodes the following:
- a CDS encoding D-arabinono-1,4-lactone oxidase; translated protein: MVFTNWAKNQSSSPVEVRAPESVADVVRAVRDAAASGRRVRMVGTGHSFTGVALTDGIMLRPDALTGITSYADDRVTVRAGTPLKVLNELLDERELALANMGDITEQTVAGAIQTGTHGTGRDSGGLADQVAELELVLADGSVATASPGDDLFDAARVGLGALGVVTAVTFRVEPAFLLHNRRRKMALGEILDSLDELTSANEHLDFFWLPHTDACLVKTNNRHPGPASPPSVVKRWLENVFLENTVFGAACATGARFPGLIPRINEVSAAALGDSASVDTSYKIFTARRDVRFLEMEYAVPRERLAQALRETRDLIDRMGWLITFPVEVRVTPPSDAWLSTAYGRASAYIACHIYRPTPNPAYFEGVEEIMVRLDGRPHWGKLHTRDAAYLGKVYPRFADFAALRDRLDPRRLFTNDYLDLVLG
- a CDS encoding S8 family serine peptidase, with the translated sequence MSRRLGLPSVYLAAAVATAATTAVPLAMTPASGLALRPAATEPAHPYIVIARGPAAARDLVGEVRWRVRRYYTAALPGFAAFLSAAELASLRADPRVRTIEPDRRLHAVPIRRLARPPAGPGTGTGATVYVVDSGVDAGRAEFGDRAWRAFDATGGAGRDCGGHGTQVAGRVHAAAPGAGIASVRVLDCGNSGTLADVLAGLDWIRRHARGPSVATLAVDGSGSPSLDAAVRSLVRSGVFVAGAADAARCRVEPGGAAYSALAPYSAGAAARYLERHPGTNPAILASRLNCTSTHDAIRQNPGRASNLLRHRGGL